DNA sequence from the Ctenopharyngodon idella isolate HZGC_01 chromosome 14, HZGC01, whole genome shotgun sequence genome:
agagagttagttactttacttcatgaccatgtggtcctttgcaggtgtctgaatgaggacacatcctgtcacatgatactgaccgcatgacttgatccaaaatggtccctttatattggtttcTCCGAATGACATtgatgaaattcatttttagattaataaaaaatatatacattttaagatattttaatcacaaatgaaatggctgtattggcctttggacggttaaaccaaatgaccttttgacacttcaaaatctttaaaatacctttatatgtagcaaaatataattaaaagctTTTGGATTcagtaaaagagatctagttgtactaccttacatactttggatgtcatatttttgtttttggcctTTGGCCAAAAcagacccgtcacgtcattgacccacatCAATAGCTAATAATTAAGACTGAGCTTTAGTTACCTGAAATGGAAAGATGCTATCATTGCGATTTATGGTATCCTCCATCCAGGGTTTTGTGTTGAAGCCGGAATTGTTGCGGGGATACTTTTGCGTTGGTGTCTGGTTATTTGGAAAAGACTTCTTTAAAGGCGAGATCGAGTTGAGGGGATTGACCCCTCCATTCAGCCCTCTTCTATACTCCCGTCCCTGAGAGCTCCCCCAGCCTCCATACCCTCCACCTGGGCTCCACGAAGTTGAAGACGGAGTGGAAGAGGGGCTCTGATAGCTTCCCCAAGGTGACGGAGGCTTACTCAAGTTATTCCCCAAATGGGGCAACTGGTTGAAAGCAGCACTGCGGTGGGAAAAGGGAGGCGGATGGGGGCTCGGTGAGGATCTGCGGTGCTGATTATGAGGGTGTTGGAAATGGGGATGATGAGATGGATGGTGCTGAGATAGAGGCCCTATCTGGTGAGAGAAATTCCCCCCGAATCCTGTATTGGTGTGATGAGAGAAACTCTGAAATAGCAGCGGAGGAGGAGCATTGTTAGTAGTAGCAGCCTGATTGAAAAAGCCAACCTCTTCAATCAAGGTAGAAGGGTTAGGGGGTATAGCAGTGGACCAGCTGCTGAAGCCAGTAAGGGACGATGAAGAAGAGCTACTGGACTGTGCTAAAGTACCAATACCAGATGTCTCCTGATAGTCAAAGCCTGATAACACTGGAGATTCAAGCCGCAGTGCCTCTTTTCCGTTAGCATTCTCCATGGTCCCTTTCTCCAACTGATTCTCCTCTGGCATGGTGTTGTCCAAATCCGATATGATTCCTGGTGCTTCTTGGTGACCCGGTGGAGAGAGTGTCTGCTTGTCTTGACCTTCCTGACTCTCCAGTTGTGGCTGTGAAGCCTTGGACGTCTCAGACTCCAAAATATCATCTTGCATGTTAGAGTGGGTCGTCACAGCTGGGAAAAGCCAAGCAGACCCAACACTTCCACCATTGGTAGTGTTGTTGTTGCTGATGAAAGCTGGAGGGCTTGGAGGAGCGTTCTGGTGGTGGACCGTATGCTGCAGGTGTGGATGAACTCTTACCGGAAAAACTGATTTGTTTGCAGCGTTGTTTTTAACCAGAAAGCCGTAATCCCCCATTTATGTAGCTTAATCGTGTAAATCTTCACTTGTGTGTAATTCCCTCAGTTTCTCTTAATAcccttgtgtgtgtgagagagagatgagaaatATTTAGAATACTAAACAGCTAATGAATCATCATCCAACCATTAATACATTCATATgcgaccctggaccacaaaaccagtcataagtcgcacgggtatatttgtagcaaaaGCCAAcaatgggtcaaaatgatcgaaTTTTcttttatgacaaaaatcattaggatattaagtaaagatcatgttccatgaagatattttaaatacatcaaaaatttatttttgtgagtggatatgcattacTAAGCACttcatttctcaatattttgcaccctcagattccagttttatctctgccaaatattgtcctatcctaacaaaccatacatcaatggaaaacttatttattcagctttcagatgatatataaatcacaatttcaaaaaaaattgaGCCTTACGGCTGGTTTTGGTCACATATGCATTCTCTAATATACACTTACGACCTTTGCCGTCACACACAGTGCTGTTATATCATGGATTTATTCACTTAATAAAAAACAAGAGGAAAAGACGCTGCAATGAGAAACGCCATGGGGAGTGCATTGTTGATTTCATCTTCCAAGCAAAACGGGGTCGTCTTTAAACACATCACGACTAGTCATCATGACACAGGCCACCTTATCTAATAATTCAGCACGCCCGCTGATGGAGGATTTTCACGCACGCATTTAAAGCATTGTCATCGCAAATGATTCAAGAAAATGCAATTGACCTACCGGCGCTCTTCCTTATTTCAGCAATGACCTCCTCTCTCTCAACCATTTAAATACAGGAAAATGTTGACGTTTCAGTCTATGTGCGATAGGGTCAATCCTCAGTCCAAATTTTATCTTATAAATTCTCAAATTTACATTGACGCGTCGATTAAATCGTACGGTTGTGATGCCGAACGCTACTCGGTGGATTTCTAGTACATTTGCTTCATAAGCAACACTAAATTACTTCAGATCCCACACTGCAAACGACAGCGTTCGTGTTCTGGTTTCTTAATGACACCGTGCATCGCAGTCGGCGTTATAATAAAGACAGCGGCTAAAAACGATCACGCGTCATCGTCGGCCAGCAATTTACACTCGACACATTTTGGCTGTCTTTGCTAAAGATTTGTCCGAATCTACATTGAGAATGATA
Encoded proteins:
- the cpeb4a gene encoding cytoplasmic polyadenylation element-binding protein 4 isoform X2, which gives rise to MGDYGFLVKNNAANKSVFPVRVHPHLQHTVHHQNAPPSPPAFISNNNTTNGGSVGSAWLFPAVTTHSNMQDDILESETSKASQPQLESQEGQDKQTLSPPGHQEAPGIISDLDNTMPEENQLEKGTMENANGKEALRLESPVLSGFDYQETSGIGTLAQSSSSSSSSLTGFSSWSTAIPPNPSTLIEEVGFFNQAATTNNAPPPLLFQSFSHHTNTGFGGNFSHQIGPLSQHHPSHHPHFQHPHNQHRRSSPSPHPPPFSHRSAAFNQLPHLGNNLSKPPSPWGSYQSPSSTPSSTSWSPGGGYGGWGSSQGREYRRGLNGGVNPLNSISPLKKSFPNNQTPTQKYPRNNSGFNTKPWMEDTINRNDSIFPFQERSRSFDGFSMHSLENSLIDIMRAEQDSLKGHSSLFPMEDERSYGEDERSDQSLSGLGSPHGFPHQNGERIERYSRKVFVGGLPPDIDEDEITASFRRFGHLFVDWPHKAESKSYFPPKGYAFLLFQDESSVQALIDACMEEDGKLYLCVSSPTIKDKPVQIRPWNLNDSDFVMDGSQPLDPRKTIFVGGVPRPLRAVELAMIMDRLYGGVCYAGIDTDPELKYPKGAGRVAFSNQQSYIAAISARFVQLQHGEIDKRVEVKPYVLDDQLCDECQGTRCGGKFAPFFCANVTCLQYYCEYCWAAIHSRAGREFHKPLVKEGGDRPRHISFRWN
- the cpeb4a gene encoding cytoplasmic polyadenylation element-binding protein 4 isoform X1, which encodes MGDYGFLVKNNAANKSVFPVRVHPHLQHTVHHQNAPPSPPAFISNNNTTNGGSVGSAWLFPAVTTHSNMQDDILESETSKASQPQLESQEGQDKQTLSPPGHQEAPGIISDLDNTMPEENQLEKGTMENANGKEALRLESPVLSGFDYQETSGIGTLAQSSSSSSSSLTGFSSWSTAIPPNPSTLIEEVGFFNQAATTNNAPPPLLFQSFSHHTNTGFGGNFSHQIGPLSQHHPSHHPHFQHPHNQHRRSSPSPHPPPFSHRSAAFNQLPHLGNNLSKPPSPWGSYQSPSSTPSSTSWSPGGGYGGWGSSQGREYRRGLNGGVNPLNSISPLKKSFPNNQTPTQKYPRNNSGFNTKPWMEDTINRNDSIFPFQERSRSFDGFSMHSLENSLIDIMRAEQDSLKARNYGRRRGHSSLFPMEDERSYGEDERSDQSLSGLGSPHGFPHQNGERIERYSRKVFVGGLPPDIDEDEITASFRRFGHLFVDWPHKAESKSYFPPKGYAFLLFQDESSVQALIDACMEEDGKLYLCVSSPTIKDKPVQIRPWNLNDSDFVMDGSQPLDPRKTIFVGGVPRPLRAVELAMIMDRLYGGVCYAGIDTDPELKYPKGAGRVAFSNQQSYIAAISARFVQLQHGEIDKRVEVKPYVLDDQLCDECQGTRCGGKFAPFFCANVTCLQYYCEYCWAAIHSRAGREFHKPLVKEGGDRPRHISFRWN